A region of Vicia villosa cultivar HV-30 ecotype Madison, WI unplaced genomic scaffold, Vvil1.0 ctg.000467F_1_1, whole genome shotgun sequence DNA encodes the following proteins:
- the LOC131628605 gene encoding uncharacterized protein LOC131628605 gives MDGVCTQWKRLKLDDDDGGVMKDEQLRKIAYLEITDLKPPSQPLKTKGAPKKGNGNCGFRVVSALLSEGEGDHTLVRHQLIQYWRGHKESYTRLYEKKETFDTFYESLVPCISGPTPENKWMCFYEMENFIENVYDRVCGDLTSYSFSKTFFPLHTAPPKNPNDRIMCVGWISNLRHFVQVYLKPKFPIPLTS, from the exons ATGGATGGAGTTTGCACTCAATGGAAAAGGCTcaaacttgatgatgatgatggtggtgtAATGAAAGACG AGCAATTGCGGAAGATTGCTTATCTGGAAATCACAGATTTGAAACCACCATCTCAACCGCTAAAAACAAAAGGTGCTCCTAAGAAG GGTAACGGTAACTGCGGTTTTCGAGTTGTTTCTGCTTTACTCAGTGAAGGAGAAGGGGATCACACACTTGTTCGCCATCAACTTATCCAATATTGGAGGGGCCATAAAGAATCATACACTCGTCTATATGAGAAAAAAGAAACTTTTGATACATTTTATGAATCTCTTGTTCCTTGCATTAGTGGACCGACACCGGAGAATAAATGGATGTGCTTCTATGAAATGGAGAATTTTATAGAAAATGTGTATGATAGAGTGTGTGGAGATCTTACAAGCTACAGTTTCTCAAAAACTTTTTTTCCATTGCACACTGCCCCACCTAAGAATCCAAATGATCGTATCATGTGTGTTGGGTGGATTTCAAACCTGCGGCACTTtgttcaagtttatttgaaaCCGAAATTTCCTATACCACTCACATCATAG